Below is a window of Leishmania braziliensis MHOM/BR/75/M2904 complete genome, chromosome 16 DNA.
NNNNNNNNNNNNNNNNNNNNNCCACGTCGACTGACCATGCCCTGGCGGACGCCGCGCGTCGACCAGAGTTGCTCTACCCGGCGGCCGCCCTCGTAGACGCCAAGGGCGCCCGGCTCCCCGAGGGAAAGGTCCACCACCCCGAACGTGTGGCGGAgggcgtggtggcggtacGCCGCCCTCAGCACCCATGCGCGGGAGACGCGGTTGTACGCGTTGGTCGCGTCTAGCGCGACGAGCGTGTCGGCCGACTCGCTCGCGTACGTCTCCCGGATCTGGGCgaccgcctcggcggcgtcgcccCACACACCGAATTGCCATCCCTGGAAGATGTCGCGGAACGGCTTTTCCACCGCGTCCAGCGCGAGGTGCGAGGCGATTTTCAGCCACACCGACTCCGGCGTGATTGGCCGGACCTTCGGTGACCCCGGTTCTTTCAGGAACGGGTGGACGACGCACGCGCGGAGGCGGAACGCGAAGGACGCCGACACGTTCCCGGCGAGGATGTCTTGCATCAGTGCGGTCGTCTCCGCCAGGAGTGCCGCATTTTCGACCACGGGAACGAGCAGTTCTCGGGTCCATCCGTCGAGCCCCGGTGCGGCGGCTCGGCCGAGCCGTTTCAGCACCACGTTCCTGACCTTCTCCGGCTTTAGGCCGTGGGGAAAAGGTGTCTGTGGTGGGCACGGGTACCCCGCTGGGTCTTCCTGCGGGTGAAGCGCGCGGAGCTGGTCCAGTGCCtcgctggcgcgcgcgcgtgggaGCTGTGCCTGGAAcagcgtgcgcgccgcctttCCGACGGCTCCTAGCGAGAGTTGGTGGAGGATGCGGCGCGCACGGCGTTCCTCagcggtgtgcgcgtctctgGTGGGAAGGTGTTCCTCCGTGTTGGCTCGCCGTGTGGCGCCGGCGTGGCCCGTGTACGGctcgtctctttctccctccctggGCGTCTCGCTGGGTTCCTCTTGGTGgctctcgtcctcctcccgtgctggtgcgcgcgGTTTGGCGAGGCGAGTGCGCACCAGCTCGGTAAGCGCCAGCTGGCGCTGGTAGCGtcccgcggcggccgccgcggtgtAGCCGAGGAGGGTGTGGCCGACCGCCTCGGCCCAGTGTCCCCATTCCTGCTTCCGGAGTGTCCGGATCGTGGCGGGAAACTCCTGCACCCACTCGGCGTCGGCCTCCGTGGGTCTGGTGCGGTGTCgtgtcggtggtggcggtgtctCCGGAGTGGGCTCCATCCCTGCGTCCTGCCGGGGTGTGCTCTGCTCTGTCCGGGCGCGCTTCTGGTTGCGGACCGCCCTGGTGACGAACTCGCCGCATTTCCGGCCGTGTGCTCGTCGCGCGTTTCCGGACGCGATGACGAACTCGCCGCACGAGAGGCAACGGTCTACCCCGGTGGCCTTCAGCGCGTCcaccctcaccacctccctgGCGTGGGTGGTGTTAAGGTGGCTGGTCTGCTGTTGCCGGCGGGCGCGCGATGTCCATGTGCGCGGGCAGACCGGGCAGTGGATCGTCCCGgtctgctgtgctgccgtgTTCTCGCCGTGGCGAAATCGGTGCCGTGCCTCGTCGGAGGTTTGTGACACGTCCTCGGCGGCCTGGTCGGGCTCCGTGTGCACGCTCTCGGTcgtgtcgctctcctctccctccctttcggTGTCGGGTGGCTGGctgggtggtgtgtgtgtctccgtcCGTGGCTCGCCCGACCTGGGTGCGATCCCgatttctccctcctcttgctccgCGGTGTCCGGGTGCATGCCGTAGGTTGTGCGGCCCCACGGGTCgcgtgacggtggcggtggcggtgctgttggcCGCGTTGGCCTGACTGGGTGGGTGCCTgtgtcctcctcgttgtctCCCTCGCCGGCCGGCTTGTAGGGAGCGCGTGTGAAGATCAGGGTGTCGATGGTGGCTGGgtctggcggcggcacgtctGTGTCGTGAACGGTGCCGTCGTAGCGGTGCCATTGCTCCTTCCCATCTTCCCGGCACAGGACGTATGCGACCACGTGCTTCGACGTCGTGGCGCAGATCGCGGCGTGGAGTTTATAGGGGTTCTGGCTGAAGAGCGCCGTCGGGAGCATCACCTCCAGCGGCAATTCCGGCAGACCTACCGCTTTCTGGTTTCCAGCTGGCGGTATGACTGTGATTGCCACGGCTTCTCCGAAGAGAAAAACCGACAGTGCAGATAGAGTGGCGCCTTCGGTGCGGCAAGCCGGGCAGTGGTGAGGCAAGTTGGCCGATACGTGGCCGAATGCCTCGCTGATAGCGGTCGCCGTGGTGCCTGGGAGGCCGCCGGCCGGCGCCTCGTAGGTCACAGTTGCTATCTGTGGTTCTGGCTGTCCCTCTTCCGTTTCACCGCACCAGGAACAGTAGATGTCTTGgcgcgccgtggcggcgaaggcgcGTCTGATGGCGTCGTCCTGTGCCGTGAGTTTCTCCAGGGCCCATCCCGGTGAGGTGGGAAGCTGGAGGCCGAGTGCTCCGATCACCTCCCGCGCGGTGTCGGCCGTGGATCCGCGGAAGGCTCGGAGGAGAGTTGCATCGATGTCCGGGATTCCCGGCATCGTGcagacagcggcgacggcggccgtTATCGAGCACGACGGTCCGATTGTCGCCATACCGCCGTGGAATGGTGACATTCCGAATCGTCGTGGTGTTGCTCCGGACCCGGGGTGGCGCTCGCGAATGTGGTCCTGGACCGCCTTTTCGGAGTCGTTTGCGTATGTGCAACCGGCTCCGTTGACATCCACAGCTGTGCAGTAATAGAAGCTGCTGTGGATGGGATTCGCCCACTCGAAATGTCGCTTGAGCATGGCGGTGTGTCTGGCGAACAGTTTCCCAGCCAGATCGGTGTGCTCGACGATGGCTGTGTCGAGTGTTTTCGCCAGCTCGAAGGCTCCCTGGAGTTCATCGAATTGTGGGAGCCACGGTTCCGCGTTCCTTTTCCCGGCCGGGTGTgagaggcgtgcgtgtgttgtggcCCCTGTTTGCGTCTTTATATTAATTTTAAGGTCTTGGCTTTtagcccgctctctgggtgaggaaagttcttcctcggaaaaTAAATAATTAGCATTTTTAGgtccgcttcccaacttttcaactgtgggaggtgcggtgttaaaaactttttttaccggcattccgccgtgttccttatcgtttttcttttttaaataaaagtcacgatcaccgtgacctcgaaGTACGCCGTTtctgacgacatcagcgtatttctgaattacagcgtggctgcgctgtccgtttgttgtggGTCTTGTTTCCACATTAACATTACGTTTACGGTGTTGGCTGttcgcccgctctctgggtgaggaaagttcttcctcggaaaaTAAATAATTAACATTTTTAGgtccgcttcccaacttttcaactgtgggaggtgcggtgttaagaactttttttaccggcattccgccgtgttccttatcgtttttcttttttaaataaaagtcacgatcaccgtgacctcgaaGTACGCCGTTtctgacgacatcagcgtatttcggaattacagcgtggctgcgctgtccgtttgttgtggattTTGTTTCCACGTTTAAGTTATCGTTATCTTGTTGGCTTCTGGCCCGTTTTCTGGGTGAGGAATATTCTTCCTCGGAAAATAAATAATTAGACTTTTTAGgtccgcttcccaacttttcaacTGTGGGAGATGCGGTGTTAAAGACTTGTTTTAACGGCATTCCGTCTTGTTCCTTgtcgtttttgttttttaaataaaagtcacgatcaccgtgaccttGTAATACGCCGTTtatgacgacatcagcgtatttctgaattacagcgtggctgcgctgtccgaTTGTTGTGGATCCCGTTTCCACATTTACATTACGTTTAAGGTGTTGGCTGttcgcccgctctctgggtgaggaaagttcttcctctGAATATAAATAGTTTAGTTTTTTTGGTCCGCATTCCCACTTTTCAACTGtgagaggtgcggtgttaaaatTTTGttttaccggcattccgccgtgtttttttgtgtttttaGTTATAAAATAAgcgtcacgatcaccgtgagCTTGAAGTGCGCCATTTCTGGCGGTGTCCACGTATCTTTGCGTGGTTAATTGTGGAATTTCAGCACGGCTTCGCTGTCCACGTGTTTCGGTCGCGGGGGTTCCTTCCCGCCACTTTTTTTGgtaaggagggggggtgccCGCAGGATTTGGGATAGAGGTCCTCCTGCCGGATTGTCCTTTGCAAGCGGATGGGTACATTGTTTGCACGCAAAAAAGGGCAAAAACGGAGCGGGAAAGCGACAATGAAGCACAGAAACTGATACTTATATAGCGTTAGTTGGAAGCCCAAGGGTGCCCAGGTcgttgtgaggggggtgccgtTTTGGGGCGTCCCGAACCCCGTGTCATGGGGGGCGGCCTTGGGGGCCACCTtcaggacacacacccgcccccacacacaaaaaaaaaaaaaacagcgccatggcgcacccaAAATGTTGCCGGAAGACGGGTCCCGGAAGTTTTGCATACCAATAAAGTACAGAAACTGATACttatatttttttttttttttttttttttttttttttttttttttttttttttttttggcacAGTGGCAGTATATAACGAGTCAGAGACGGGTACCTGTATAGTGTACCTTGTCTGTTACCTTTTACTATGGAAAAGTACTAGGACGCTAGGGGTTCTTATGGCACCGTCACTCGCCTTCGGCGGCCCACAATCCTGCTCAGGGCGGGTCTTGGAAGAGTTGCGTCCGATCGCTGTCGGGCGCTTCCGGGACGCGGGTTCGATTCCGGGTTCTCCTGCCATTTAGTGCGTCAACAGTCGCCTCGCCCAGTTGgcccgcaccgcctcgaAGACGTACGCGTTGCCTTCGTGAAGCGCCCGGGAAATGCAGGACAGCAGTTCCTCGAAGGCGGTTCGCGTGGAGAACGGGAAGTTGGCGGCGCCCGCGACGGCAAGCAGCCAGTGGAAGCTCTCCTTGTGGAGGCCCCCGGTCGACTCGAGCGACACCGGTGCAAACGTGGTGCcggtcgctgccgcccagTCGCCCCACTTCCGCTTCTTCGCGGCGTGCGCCTGTTGAAGGGGGTTCTGCTGGGCGCTGCGGGCCCGGCCGGGGAACGTGATCACCACGTCCGTGGCGAAGGTCCCgcccgccgcggcgatgcTCAGGTCGAGCCGTTcgccgctcgtgctgctcaccCGGGGCTCCGCGACCACCGCGAACCCGAGCCGTTTAGCCCACGCTTCGATGGCCGAGAGGACGTGGTTGTGACGCTGGATCCGCGGGCCTCCGGGGACCAACGGGCACACGTTCGCGTGCGCGTTGTCCGCGTCCGCCCCGCATGCACACCGCACCTCGGGACGGAGAACCCGTAGGAGGAGCCGCTGGCGGACGAGGACCTCGAAGGGGAAGTCGCCCAGGTGAAGCGCCGGGTCGGcaagcgcgcgcgtggcaccTGGCGCCGCGTTGGCCTTCACGATCTCGAGGGCAGGCTCCGGGAGGAGTGTTTTGAGGGCCTCGAGATTGTGTTGGTCCAactggtgcgtgtgtgtcttctgcGCGCCTTTCCGGCCTACGCTGTGCGCCGCGAAGCGCGAGATGGCCAGCTGCGACCGCAGCCCGCATCCGCCCATGGCAAGGGGGAGCCTGGCAAGGAGGGCGGCCGCGCCTTCGATCGGCGCGCCGCCCGCGAGGACCGACAACGTGTGGAGGACGCGGTCGTCGAACCATGCCgcgctgtcgcgcagctcgtcgGCGCTGTGGGTCCGCAAGAGAAAGGTcaggcgcggcagcgccgacgcaCGCAGGAGGTTCATGCGCGCGTGGCGTGGGAGCTCGTCCCCGCCAAGGGCGGTGAAGTACGCCTCGTACGGGCGGGTTTTCTCCCACACCCACTCGTCCaccggcgcgccgctgccgcggaaGCCGGCGCCGAGGATGCGCACCACGCCGCtcgccagcggcaccgccaccccgGCGACCGACACCGGCTCTGGCGCGGCGCTCTTCGACAGGTGGTGGCTTTTCGCCGGGTTGATGTCGAAGCCGGTGGCCGCGAGCGCCGGCCCCGCCTCGTCCAGGAACGCCTGGACTGCCGCCCGTGGGCCGACGACGGTCAAGTCGTCGAGATACGCCGTCACTTTGGCGAGCGGGTGTGCCGCCATAATCGGCCGCAGTGTCTCggccacggcggtggcgaagagaaggggacTGAGCACCATGCCCTGGCGGACGCCGCGCGTCGACCAGAGTTGCTCTACCCGGCGGCCGCCCTCGTAGACGCCAAGGGCGCCCGGCTCCCCGAGGGAAAGGTCCACCACCCCGAACGTGTGGCGGAGGGCGTGGTGGCGGAACGCCGCCCTCAGCACCCATGCGCGGGAGACGCGGTTGTACGCGTTGGTCGCGTCTAGCGCGACGAGCGTGTCGGCCGACTCGCTCGCGTACGTCTCCCGGATCTGGGCgaccgcctcggcggcgtcgcccCACACACCGAATTGCCATCCCTGGAAGATGTCGCGGAACGGCTTTTCCACCGCGTCCAGCGCGAGGTGCGAGGCGATTTTCAGCCACATCGACTCCGGCGTGATTGGCCGGACCTTCGGCGACCCCGGTTCTTTCAGGAACGGGTGGACGACGCACGCGCGGAGGCGGAACGCGAAGGACGCCGACACGTTCCCGGCGAGGATGTCTTGCATCAGTGCGGTCGTCTCCGCCAGGAGTGCCGCATTTTCGACCACGGGAACGAGCAGTTCTCGGGTCCATCCGTCGAGCCCCGGTGCGGCGGCTCGGCCGAGCCGTTTCAGCACCACGTTCCTGACCTTCTCCGGCTTTAAGCCGTGGGGAAAAGGTGTCTGTGGTGGGCACGGGTACCCCGCTGGGTCTTCCTGCGGGTGAAGCGCGCGGAGCTGGTCCAGTGCCtcgctggcgcgcgcgcgtgggaGCTGTGCCTGGAAcagcgtgcgcgccgcctttCCGACGGCTCCTAGCGAGAGTTGGTGGAGGAtgcggcgcgcgcggcgttcctcagcggtgtgcgcgtctctgGTGGGAAGGTGTTCCTCCGTGTTGGCTCGCCGTGTGGCGCCGGCGTGGCCCGTGTACGGctcgtctctttctccctccctggGCGTCTCGCTGGGTTCCTCTTGGTGgctctcgtcctcctcccgtgctggtgcgcgcgGTTTGGCGAGGCGAGTGCGCACCAGCTCGGTAAGCGCCAGCTGGCGCTGGTAGCGtcccgcggcggccgccgcggtgtAGCCGAGGAGGGTGTGGCCGACCGCCTCGGCCCAGTGTCCCCATTCCTGCTTCCGGAGTGTCCGGATCGTGGCGGGAAACTCCTGCACCCACTCGGCGTCGGCCTCCGTGGGTCTGGTGCGGTGGCgtgtcggtggtggcggtgtctCCGGAGTGGGCTCCATCCCTGCGTCCTGCCGGGGTGTGCTCTGCTCTGTCCGGGCGCGCTTCTGGTTGCGGACCGCCCTGGTGACGAACTCGCCGCATTTCCGGCCGTGTGCTCGTCGCGCGTTTCCGGACGCGATGACGAACTCGCCGCACGAGAGGCAACGGTCTACCCCGGTGGCCTTCAGCGCGTCcaccctcaccacctccctgGCGTGGGTGGTGTTAAGGTGGCTGGTCTGCTGTTGCCGGCGGGCGCGCGATGTCCATGTGCGCGGGCAGACCGGGCAGTGGATCGTCCCGgtctgctgtgctgccgtgTTCTCGCCGTGGCGAAATCGGTGCCGTGCCTCGTCGGAGGTTTGTGACACGTCCTCGGCGGCCTGGTCGGGCTCTGTGTGCACGCTCTCGGTcgtgtcgctctcctctccctccctttcggTGTCGGGTGGctgggtgggtggtgtgtgtgtctccgtcCGTGGCTCGGCCGGCCTGGGTGCGATCCCggtgtcttcctcctcttgctccgCGATGTCCGGGTGCATGCCGTAGGTTGTGCGGCCCCACGGGTCgcgtgacggtggcggtggcggtgctgttggcCGCGTTGGCCTGACTGGGTGGGTGCCTgtgtcctcctcgttgtctCCCTCGCCGGCCGGCTTGTAGGGAGCGCGTGTGAAGATCAGGGTGTCGATGGTGGCTGGgtctggcggcggcacgtctGTGTCGTGAACGGTGCCGTCGTAGCGGTGCCATTGCTCCTTCCCATCTTCCCGGCACAGGACGTATGCGACCACGTGCTTCGACGTCGTGGCGCAGATCGCGGCGTGGAGTTTATAGGGGTTCTGGCTGAAGAGCGCCGTCGGGAGCATCACCTCCAGCGGCAATTCCGGCAGACCTACCGCTTTCTGGTTTCCAGCTGGCGGTATGACTGTGATTGCCACGGCTTCTCCGAAGAGAAAAACCGACAGTGCAGATAGAGTGGCGCCTTCGGTGCGGCAAGCCGGGCAGTGGTGAGGCAAGTTGGCCGATACGTGGCCGAATGCCTCGCTGATAGCGGTCGCCGTGGTGCCTGGGAGGCCGTCGGCCGGCGCCTCGTAGGTCACAGTTGCTATCTGTGGTTCTGGCTGTCCCTCTTCCGTTTCACCGCACCAGGAACAGTAGATGTCTTGgcgcgccgtggcggcgaaggcgcGTCTGATGGCGTCGTCCTGTGCCGTGAGTTTCTCCAGGGCCCCCTGTGCACGATGCCTCTCCCCGCCCTCTCCAGCTTCCTCCACTGCCCGCTTTGTTGCTGGTGACcagagaggaaaagcgaACCcgaaaggaggaagggagagagagggacgacCTCGCTTACGCTGAAGTCCTTAGTACGGCACCATCGCCTCGTAGTCGGCGACGCGGCGGGCGAGCACCTCCACGTTCTTGGGGCGCACGATGCCTCCCAGGCGGGAGCTCCTCTTGAGCGGAGGCAGCGCCTTGCCGGCCTTCTTGGCAGCGAGGTGGGCCTGGAACTGGTGCTCCTTCGCCTTGAACGCCTCCTGGCAGCGAGACTTGCGGACGTGCTCGAAGCGGACGCAGATGCGCTTGCGCAGGGTGCGCGTGCGGACCGGCTTGTTGATAATCACGCCAACGCCGCGGGGGGTCACGTTCCACACAATACCGGTGCGGCCGTGGTAGTACTTGTGCGGCATGCCCTCGCGCACCGCAGAATCCGCTACGACATCGACGTAGTCACCGACCTTGATGTTCGTCAGAATCGTCGACACGGACGGGACGCCGTGCTTGCGGAACTTCTTGGCGAAGAGGTGGCGGGTGCCGGACTTGTAGCCGTACGAGTGGACCATCTTGACTGTCGATCACGGGGAAGAATGGGGGTGTTCACTACGCGTCCCTCGACTTcaggcgtgggtgtgcgtggaggaaaggagggagaaatgAAAGGTGAGGAGTGGCGGGATGTCAATGCAGAGGACGTTAGCGGTGAGGTGCGGGCAGAAGCGTATGCGGAGTCCAAGGCACAACAGTGAGGATCAGAGAGCCACCAAAGTCAAAGAAAGGGGCAGTGACGATCAGTGGAGGAAAAGTagccgaggagggggggggtgcaggaCGAGGGCCATCCAgaacgcgcgtgtgtgggtggccTTGGATGTCGTGTGAAAGGTGCTGGTGGGGGAGGccggagagcagcagcaacttcGGAAGAAGAGAGCTCGACTTGTCGACGCGGTTTAGTTGTCGGCATgcaagaagaagaacatACCGAGAGAAGGGAGGTGGCACAGGGCAGCTTACGAGCAGagccacgcgcacacgcgcatgtGTCCTGCCAGAACGAGGCTCCTTTTCCGGCGTTGAGTTCCTTTTCGCAGACTCGCTACTTGCGACTGCGTCCTGCATGACACTCACGTTTTGATTCGCTCGGGCACACGCCCATGAAGAGTTATACAAAGCTCGACAGCATCTTCACAGCGGTGCAGCTACTCCCCCTTCTCAGCAGTGGTGAAACTTAAGCCACCGCTCAACGCGCTTGCACGCGTGAATTCTGCGCCCGGGTGCCCACCCGTTCTCGCATGCGCACGTGTTTCTCCAAGTGGAGCTGGGCAGCCTatcagcacacacgcggaATGGCCTGTCGAttggggaaaggggggaaaccagagggaggaaagaggagccAGGACAAGGAGATGCGTGCGGCGAGGGCCAAGACAGAGAAgacaacacacacagacgcacacgcacacgcacacgaggTAGAtcggagaggaggggtgcaACGAGTCGACGGAGTGTATCTTCAATGCAAATGGAtagaggaggagcgggagaaggTACAAAACCCAGCAGAAAACGCCACAGATGTGTAGCGGAGACAGACGCACCGACCCAAGAGAGGCGCTACGCCTTCTCCATCGCTAACACGCACGACCGCACAGGCGGCCTTGGCACGCCGCCAAAGAACTGCGCAACGTACGGTAAAGAGtggcgcagaggagaaggaaaacatTAGGAAAGGAGACGAAtgagagcgcgcgcgtgtgtgtggggggagggggaggggtgatgTACAGCacggcagagagaaagagagacaaacgTACAGCTGAGAGCAACAGCTTCTCAGACCTGCGCTCACACCGTCACGGACTTCGCTTGCGTTGCCTGCAAAATGCGtcctcgcgtgtgtgtgggtgtgtgtcctttCCTCTTAACGCGTCGGCGTCTATGCCAGGCTGAGTCAGCACGGAGCGGCATGTCGCCAGCAGGACGTGAGGCAAGAAAGATGACAGAGGGCGAGCAAAcagcgagggaaagagcaagagaggtCAGGACTTGGGAGAGGGGCAAACGACACTCGCAGGAAAttacgcagagagagagagagagagagagagcaagcgagTGATGTAGGGATCAggcaaaaggaaaaagagggcaTCCAAGCCGCATGCGCGAGAGACTGAGGCGGTGTGATTCCGTGAAGAGGATGatggaaggggaggggaaagcaCGACTGAGAAGCAACACGCGGCGGGCACCGTTCTCTGTGAGGCAATCGAAGCGGAGCGACAGACGGCGCCACCTGAGGTAAAAAGGGGGTAGACGCCAAAGCGtcgagaagaaaacgaaacaAAGAGAGCCGCACCAGAGGGCCGAGGGAGAAGTCCCCCCCCGTCCGCCCGCCCGCCCcatccctcctcctccccggaaaggaaggggaggaccCGAGAAGAGAGCACAACAGAATAGAGGCAGACGCGTAGCGGAACGCGCACGCGGCTCCGAAACACTGACAACAACACATTTTAAATACAATCCTCTACGCAGCCTCGCGCCTTCCTGCATCACTGGTGATTCACTTTTCCTTTGGTCTGCCCGTggctcgtctctcttttctggcTTGCACACGCTTCCAGGGTGCTGCACGGCGTCGCTCATTGGAGGatgcaaacacacacacgagtgTCCCCTTCATGGAGAGAGCGGGCACTTTTCTCAGCCACTCCGCCATCCACCATCACACATCGGTGCACCCCCCTTCTCCCGAGCTCATTCCACACAGAAAGAGCCTCTGCTAtaaggagagcgagagaagatgtcggagggagggagggagggagggtacAAATTTGCCGGCgcacgagagaggaagaggggagacaCTTGCGCAACCCCAACGCACAGCCACGCCCGCCTCACATTGAATGCGTAGACGCCGCAGCTTCTGAGAGGAAAGACCGAAAAGAATCGCAGACGAAAAgacacaggcagagagacgggagagaggcgcagagttgaaaacacacagagaagggaAGCGCGCGCACGAGTGGGTGGCTGACAGATTTTGAGAGAAGTAAACATGAATAGAagggaaagacacacacacacacacacacgagcagcCCGTGTGCGAGACGTAGACAATAATGCGGATGAAGGCTGCACGAGCCTCCCCGAAAAGGAGAAatggaaaggaaaagaaaggcgtGGACGCTCCACAGGCCTACGCTCATTACTCTAGCTGAAGATTTCCACAAAGACAGCAATGAGGAAGCCGCCCGCCGCTATACAGAGGAAAATGAACCCCTCCACAAGGACGAAGCCCTGGTCACGCAAGGCCACCACCCGCGTCGCATTATCGTTCACGCACGTGTCTGTGAAAAAGGTAAATATCACCGTCGCGACCGAAGCGGCGAAACAAGCAAAGGCCACGAAGCAGAGCACCATGATGGAGCAGCAGATGCTGAATTTCATGCGTGAGTAGAGATGTGCGGCGGCCAGTAAACCGATAATGCCAGCTAAGCCGCACCCCGCCACGTCGAGAGCGGCGCTGGCTAATGCAGCTGTTTTGAACCCAGCGCAGGTGCTGTTGCGATGGTAGGTGCGGGTGTAGTAGTGCGCAGGCCCAACTGTGAACTTGGTCTCTTCGTACCACAAGAACATCACCCTTTCTGAGGGATGGCCGTCAATCATGGGCCCCTTCGTCCGCATGAGtgggagcagcgccgcacacacaccgcatgctgcaagcagcagcacgaagaTAAGCACGAGAACGCGCGTGCACAGCATTGCTGGAGGGCGCAGAAACCGTGTCTGTGGGTGACCGACTGTATCGACGGAAGTAAAATAGGCTCTTAGATCGGTGAGTATGAATAGTGTGAAGAGCTCGTCtgcttttcccctttccacGCTCTACTTGCCTGCGCGCTTCTCTTCAGTTTCTCCTTCGGTCTGCGTGCGCAACGAAGCCGCGACTGAGCGTTGATCAGCGAGTGAATGACACGCAAAGTTGCGGAGGTAGAGGGCGAGAacgacgaaaaaaaaaaaaagaagcgtgCGGAGCCTACGGTAGTTGAACCGAGTTGGAGATGAAGAGGCTATCCTGGTGTGTCGGAAGTGCAGAGACACCGTGAGCGCGGTAGAAATACGCggagcaagagaggagtaaggaggaggacgcggAGAACAGATGCAATGAGGAAGTAAATGAGTGATCGCCACGTGAATGCAttagaagagagagagagaggactgACCGCAATCGCCCGTGACGTGAAAGAGCGAGTCAGGCATGAAtaagggagagaagaatgcaaaggagaggcgcagtcttctctgtcgcctctcctttgctctcttctcttcgctgGCTTTGCAACCGCAActcggagagagaaggagagtgTGAGGAGCGTCAGGTAGAGCGACGCgaggacacacacgcgcacagagcCACATACACTTACATGTGGCCATTAtgctcccttccccttcctccgccaACCCCTC
It encodes the following:
- a CDS encoding putative 60S ribosomal protein L21; translation: MVHSYGYKSGTRHLFAKKFRKHGVPSVSTILTNIKVGDYVDVVADSAVREGMPHKYYHGRTGIVWNVTPRGVGVIINKPVRTRTLRKRICVRFEHVRKSRCQEAFKAKEHQFQAHLAAKKAGKALPPLKRSSRLGGIVRPKNVEVLARRVADYEAMVPY